The genomic DNA ACCTCTGGTGGCGGCTTTGGGTGTAGTTGAATTCCTGCCTTTCTTTTCCTATGAAGCAGACGTGTCTAACAATGCTAAAGGACAGCTACGTTCTGGTTCGACCCACatgaggctgtaagttgtttcaatgAATGTATGTTGGTGTGTGTATTTGTCGTTAAGCGGGGAGATATTGTTTGTATAGTTATATTTAGCGTTTTACGAGGAGAGAAGGGAGAACACGTTAGCATTTTTAGCAtcaaagctagcggacttttgtataCAAATGGTGCAGATTTAATTTACTAAATGTATATATTGATTGAATGGAAGGGACATTTGGCGACTTTGTTTTGTGTGAAATATTTAGTATTGATATGTACGtcattttcaacatttttgtatgtgtgttttCAGTTTTACGAATTCATCAAGAGTGAGGAAGTAAAGACTTCAAAATCCACTTTTGCCTCGTTGTGCTGTCTGTCTAGCTAAACAggctcacgtttagtgaggacagaacagtaAAAAGCCTCATTATCAACAGTTGGAGCCAGAAGCTGTTACTCCAAGCATAAAGACATAATGTTGAAGCAAGTGGACGCTCAATCGCAAAGTCAGCAGAGAAGCTGCTCACCAAGTAGTCAAGGTGAGTTATGGGAAACAAGGTCTCGTTGCTCCAGATCCTCAAAGCAGTCTACAAGGTCATCAGCAAGCGTTGCAGCCCTCAAAGCGCGAGCCAAAGCTGGGGCTGCACAAGCGCAGTTGGCTTTTGCAGAAGAGGAAGCTGAAGCCATGAAGCAACAGGCTCAAATCCAAGCTCAACTTCATGTACTGAAGGTGAAGAAGGAGGCAGCAGCTGCATCAGCAGAAGCGGACATCCTGGAAGCAGCAATTCAGCAGGAAGAAGCACAACCACTTTGTCATCCATCATCCATCGACTTTGTGGACTCTAAACAAAAGGTTCAAAATTATATCGACAGTCAAGTAATCCAGCCAGTACAACACCCAGTCCCATGCTGGAACCCCTTCCACCAAATTGACAACTCAAGCATTCAACCTCAACCATTACCTCAACAAAATTCCCACACTTTCAACTGCATATCATCACCTATTCCTGGCGCTACATCTCCAGCTCCAATTCACCAGTATCAGCCACTCAGTTCATCTCTTCCCCACCCTCAGCAGAAAACAAATGTAAGTGATGTAGCAAAATATCTGATGAGACGTGAACTTGTAACAGGCACCATGCAGAGATTCGACGATGATCCACAAAATTATCGCAGCTGGAAATCATCTTTTGTGAACATCACTAAAGACCTAGCTCTGTCAGACAAAGAAGAGCTAGATCTTCTACTGAAATGGCTTGGGCCCAAGTCAACTGAACAAGCAAAGAGAATCAGTGCAGCTCAAGTCAATAACACAACTTCTGCGCTCAAAATGGTTTGGCAGCGACTAGAAGAAACGTTTGGTGCACCTGAGGTAATTGAGCATGCCCTCTTTAAGAAAATTGAGGACTTTCCTAGAATTGCGTCTAGAGAAAATACTAAGCTAAGAGAGCTGGGGGATCTCTTAATGGAACTTGAACTTACAAAAGCAGAAGGTCATTCTCCAGGGTTAGCCTTTCTAGACACCGCCAGGGGTGTCAATCCTATTTTGGAGAAGTTGCCATATTCACTACAAGAAAAGTGGATTTCACATGCATCTAAATACAAACTAGATCATGGTGTCATATTTCCACCATTTTCAGTCTGTTCTAGATTTGTGCAAGAGCAAGCACGCATAAGAAATGACCCAAGTTTTTCATTTCTTTCAGCAACTCAGTTCAAGTTTGATAAACAAGTTAAAAGCAGCACTCGCCCAATGATATCCGTGAAAAAGACTGAAATTGCTGTAGACACTGAGTTAAAAGAGGTATGTGAAGAGCCAGACAAACAATGTCCGTTGCATAACAAGCCACACCCCCTCAGAAGATGTCGTACTTTTCTCACCAAGCCTCTTGATGAGAGAAAGGCGTACCTGAAAGAGAAAGGCATATGCTTCAGGTGCTGTGCGTCAACCAAACACCAAGCGAAAGACTGTACTATTAAAGTCACATGCAAAGAATGTCAGAGTGAAAGACACAATACAGCTCTTCATCCAGGTCCTCCTTCAACCGACATCAAACCGTCTTCAGAGGCGCGTCAGCACGGCGGGGAGACCGAGTCAAGTCTACAACCCGTTTCCGCTACCACAATGTGCACCGAGGTATGTGGGGAACAACGCAGTCCTAGATCTTGTGCGAAGATATGTTTAGCTAAAGTTTATCCAGCAGGCCAACGAGAAAAGGCTATAAACTTGTATGCTGTCATGGACGAACAAAGTAACCAATCCCTTGCTCGTTCAGACTTTTTTGACATCTTCAGAGTAAACGGAAGCAGAGAGATTTATACTCTGAAGACATGTTCAGGTGTCATGGAAGTGAGCGGGAGGAAAGCCAAAGACTTTATTATTGAGTCAATAGATGGTCGTGTAAAAGTGCCACTTCCTCCTATGCTAGAATGTGACATGATCCCAGAAGATCGTTCTGAGATACCTGCACCAGAAGTCACACAACACCATCCACATTTAAAGGCACTCTCACACAAAATCAGTCCTGTAGATCCAAACGCACAGATCCTCTTGCTGCTCGGTAGAGACATCCTGAGGTTGCACAAAGTGAGAGAGCAATGTAATGGTCCCAGTAATGCACCATTCGCGCAGCGCCTTGACCTAGGCTGGGTCATCGTGGGTGATGTATGTGTAAGTGGAGTGCACAAACCAGTCTCTATTACAGCATACAAAACAAACACCTTGTTCAATGGACGGCCATCATATCTCGATGCCtgcacaaatgtcctacaagtcaaagaaaaaaaggtaACCAACGTAAAAGATGACATGCACAGCTTCACAGACACTTATCAAGTAAAACGATCAGACAATCTTGGGGATACAATCTTCGTCAAAGGAGAGGATGATGAAATGTTGGCACCGTCACAACAAGATGCAGAATTtctcaaaataatgcaaaatgaAATGTACCAGGATGAGACAAACAATTGGGTTGCACCGCTTCCATTTGTTACACCCAGACAGCGTCTACCAAACAACAGACAACAAGCTTTAAAGAGACTTTACACACTCAAACGTAGTCTTGACAAAAAGCCTGAAACAAGAGAGCACTTTGTACAGTTCATGCAAAAAATCTTAAACAACCAGCAAGCAGAAACCGCACCTCCCTTGCAACCTGAGGAAGAGTGCTGGTACCTCCCAATGTTCGGGGTGTACCACCCTCAAAAACCCCATCAAATTCGTGTGGTTTTTGATTCAAGTGCCAAACATGAGGGTGTAGCGTTGAATGATGTCCTCTTAAGCGGCCCAGATCTTAACAATGCGTTACTAGGAGTGCTCATCAGATTCCGTAAGGAGCCTATTGCAGTAACGGCAGATGTGGAACAAATGTTCTACTGCTTCAAAGTGCGAGAAGATCATCGCAATTTCCTGCGATTCCTTTGGCACAAAGACAATGACGTCGCAAAGGAAATTATTGAGTACCGCATGAAAGTGCATGTGTTTGGAAATCGTCCGTCTCCCTCTGTTGCAATCTACGGATTACGCAAAGCTGCTGGGGTAGGAGAAACGGAATATGGCAAAGAAGCATCACAGTTTGTTATCAGAAATTTTTATGTGGACGATGGTCTGGTCTCACTCCCGACAGAACTTGAAGCGATCACGCTCCTGCAAAACACTCAGAAAATGTTGGCTGTGTCAAACTTGCGCCTACATAAATTCGCTTCTAATAGCAGCAAAGTCATGGAGGCGTTTCCAACAAGCGACTTGGCAAAAGACATTAAAAGCCTAAACCTAGACAACGACCCGTTGCCTGTTCAGAGAAGTTTAGGCATCAGCTGGAGTCTTGAATCTGACACTTTCACCTTCCACGTGAGCAAAGAGAAAAAACCCTTCACCAAAAGAGGCATACTATCCACTGTCAATAGTTTGTATGACCCCTTGGGGTTTGTTTCGCCTATAACTGTACAGGGAAAAGCACTCATCCGAGAATTCACCTTGGAACCATGCGACTGGGATGATCCCTTGCCTGCAAACAAAGAGAGATTGTGGACTGCATGGAAGGATTCACTTCTCGAGGTAGAGAACATACACATTCCTAGGTCGTATGTACCACAGTCTATGTCCTCAACACAGCACAGAGAACTTTGTGTTTTCAGCGATGCTTCATCTACAGCAATAGCAGCAGTTGCTTACATTCAAGTTAAAAATGACCATGGACAGTATTTCAGTGGATTTGTCATGGGAAAATCCAAACTAGCACCGAGACCAGCGCACACAATCCCACGTTTAGAACTGTGCGCAGCTGTCCTCGCTGTAGAAATGGCTGAGCTCATATGCCAAGAAATCGACATTAAGCTCCATGATGTCAGGTTCTACACTGACAGTAAGATTGTGCTAGGTTACATCTATAACATCTCAAGAAGGTTTTATGTCTATGTATCAAACAGAGTCTCAAGAATCAGAAAGTCATCTGTACCATCGCAGTGGCATCATGTTTCATCGGAAAACAACCCGGCAGACATTGCCACACGTCCAATAGCAGCGCTATTGCTACCACAAACCTACTGGTTCACAGGCCCACCTTTCCTGAACAAAGACCTGTCACAGTTTCCTCCCATGGAAGATAACAACAACTTCAAACTAATCGAACCAGAACAAGATGTCGAGGTTCGACCGGAAGTCAATGTCTGTGCTACCCAAGTAAGCATCAAACATCTTAGCCCACACCGCTTTGAAAGATTCTCATCGTGGAAACATCTAATAAGAGGCATGGCAAAACTCATTGCAGTCATCAGAAACAAATCCAAAACTGCagacaaaaaaagtacaaatctACAAACTCAAGCAAAACTGTCAGTCATTGCAAGTGTTCAACAAAATGCATTcaaagaggaaatgacaaaGCTTAAAAAAGGAGAGCATATCGCAAAAACAAGTCCCTTGTGGAATTTAAACTCATTCATAGACTCAGAAGGACTGTTAAGAGTGGGAGGTCGAACATCTCTTGCCAATCTTCCATATGATGAAAAGCACCCACTGATACTCCCTAAAAGGCATCATGTGTCAACTTTGCTTGTGAGATATTACCACCAAGATGTCGCTCATCAAGGTCGTCACCTCACCGAGGGAGCACTTCGATCTGCAGGTGTCTGGATAATTGGCGCAAGAAAACTTGTCTCAAGTGTCATTTATCAATGTGTCATATGTCGCAAACTTAGGGGTAAGCCTGctgaacagaaaatggccaaCTTGCCCGAAGACCGTCTTACAATGGAGCCTCCTTTCACAAGGGTAGGTCTAGATGTTTTTGGGCCCTGGACTGTTGTCACCCGCAAAACAAGAGGCGGTAGCGCTGACAGCAAACGTTGGGCAGTTTTGTTCAGCTGTCTGGGCACCCGCGCAGTTCACATAGAAGTCATAGAATCTATGTCTACATCAAGTTTTATTAATGCATTACGAAGGTTTTTCGCAGTCAGGGGTCCTGCCAAAGTTTTGAGGTCAGACCGTGGCACTAACTTTATAGGTGCTTGTAAAGAGTTGAAAATAAGCACCGATGACTCTGAGATTCAAGATTACTTGAGCAAAGAAGGCtgcacatggactttcaacacaCCTTATTCATCGCATATGGGAGGCTCATGGGAAAGAATGATAGGCATCGCCCGTCGCATTCTTGATGCCATGCTATTGCAAGCAGGTCCTACTCGCCTCACACACGAAGTTCTGACAACGCTCATGTCAGAAGTTATGGCTATCATGAATTGCCGACCATTAGTTCCCATCACCACTGATTCAGAGACACCAACAGTTTTGACGCCATCCATGCTCCTAACCCAAAAGAAAGGTGCTGCTCCTGCTCCAGAAGGTACGTTCGACATCAAGGACATGTACAAAAAGCAATGGAAGCATGTTCAAAGTCTTGCAGATGCCTTTTGGAAACGCTGGAGACAAGAATATCTGACAGCTCTTCAAGTAAGAAAGAAATGGACTCAGGACAAGGACAATATCACAGAAGGAGATGTCGTCTTAGTTAAAGATGAACTACTGAAACGCAACGAATGGCCCATCGGACTCATTACAAAGTGCATCCCAAGTGAAGACAAAAGAATCCGAAAAGTGGAAGTACGAGTTGTCAAGCAAGGGACTCCGCGTGTCTATTTGCGACCAATAAACCAACTGATTTTGTTACTCCCTCGTCATAGTGAAACAAAAAAGACTGATTAAGTTTATACATTTTGTGGTATAAAGTATTTATACCAGACGGGGAGTGTGATGGTTTGTTCAATTGTATTTGTCAAATAATGACCTCTGGTGGCGGCTTTGGGTGTAGTTGAATTCCTGCCTTTCTTTTCCTATGAAGCAGACGTGTCTAACAATGCTAAAGGACAGCTACGTTCTGGTTCGACCCACatgaggctgtaagttgtttcaatgAATGTATGTTGGTGTGTGTATTTGTCGTTAAGCGGGGAGATATTGTTTGTATAGTTAT from Corythoichthys intestinalis isolate RoL2023-P3 chromosome 20, ASM3026506v1, whole genome shotgun sequence includes the following:
- the LOC130909050 gene encoding uncharacterized protein LOC130909050 gives rise to the protein MLKQVDAQSQSQQRSCSPSSQGELWETRSRCSRSSKQSTRSSASVAALKARAKAGAAQAQLAFAEEEAEAMKQQAQIQAQLHVLKVKKEAAAASAEADILEAAIQQEEAQPLCHPSSIDFVDSKQKVQNYIDSQVIQPVQHPVPCWNPFHQIDNSSIQPQPLPQQNSHTFNCISSPIPGATSPAPIHQYQPLSSSLPHPQQKTNVSDVAKYLMRRELVTGTMQRFDDDPQNYRSWKSSFVNITKDLALSDKEELDLLLKWLGPKSTEQAKRISAAQVNNTTSALKMVWQRLEETFGAPEVIEHALFKKIEDFPRIASRENTKLRELGDLLMELELTKAEGHSPGLAFLDTARGVNPILEKLPYSLQEKWISHASKYKLDHGVIFPPFSVCSRFVQEQARIRNDPSFSFLSATQFKFDKQVKSSTRPMISVKKTEIAVDTELKEVCEEPDKQCPLHNKPHPLRRCRTFLTKPLDERKAYLKEKGICFRCCASTKHQAKDCTIKVTCKECQSERHNTALHPGPPSTDIKPSSEARQHGGETESSLQPVSATTMCTEVCGEQRSPRSCAKICLAKVYPAGQREKAINLYAVMDEQSNQSLARSDFFDIFRVNGSREIYTLKTCSGVMEVSGRKAKDFIIESIDGRVKVPLPPMLECDMIPEDRSEIPAPEVTQHHPHLKALSHKISPVDPNAQILLLLGRDILRLHKVREQCNGPSNAPFAQRLDLGWVIVGDVCVSGVHKPVSITAYKTNTLFNGRPSYLDACTNVLQVKEKKVTNVKDDMHSFTDTYQVKRSDNLGDTIFVKGEDDEMLAPSQQDAEFLKIMQNEMYQDETNNWVAPLPFVTPRQRLPNNRQQALKRLYTLKRSLDKKPETREHFVQFMQKILNNQQAETAPPLQPEEECWYLPMFGVYHPQKPHQIRVVFDSSAKHEGVALNDVLLSGPDLNNALLGVLIRFRKEPIAVTADVEQMFYCFKVREDHRNFLRFLWHKDNDVAKEIIEYRMKVHVFGNRPSPSVAIYGLRKAAGVGETEYGKEASQFVIRNFYVDDGLVSLPTELEAITLLQNTQKMLAVSNLRLHKFASNSSKVMEAFPTSDLAKDIKSLNLDNDPLPVQRSLGISWSLESDTFTFHVSKEKKPFTKRGILSTVNSLYDPLGFVSPITVQGKALIREFTLEPCDWDDPLPANKERLWTAWKDSLLEVENIHIPRSYVPQSMSSTQHRELCVFSDASSTAIAAVAYIQVKNDHGQYFSGFVMGKSKLAPRPAHTIPRLELCAAVLAVEMAELICQEIDIKLHDVRFYTDSKIVLGYIYNISRRFYVYVSNRVSRIRKSSVPSQWHHVSSENNPADIATRPIAALLLPQTYWFTGPPFLNKDLSQFPPMEDNNNFKLIEPEQDVEVRPEVNVCATQVSIKHLSPHRFERFSSWKHLIRGMAKLIAVIRNKSKTADKKSTNLQTQAKLSVIASVQQNAFKEEMTKLKKGEHIAKTSPLWNLNSFIDSEGLLRVGGRTSLANLPYDEKHPLILPKRHHVSTLLVRYYHQDVAHQGRHLTEGALRSAGVWIIGARKLVSSVIYQCVICRKLRGKPAEQKMANLPEDRLTMEPPFTRVGLDVFGPWTVVTRKTRGGSADSKRWAVLFSCLGTRAVHIEVIESMSTSSFINALRRFFAVRGPAKVLRSDRGTNFIGACKELKISTDDSEIQDYLSKEGCTWTFNTPYSSHMGGSWERMIGIARRILDAMLLQAGPTRLTHEVLTTLMSEVMAIMNCRPLVPITTDSETPTVLTPSMLLTQKKGAAPAPEGTFDIKDMYKKQWKHVQSLADAFWKRWRQEYLTALQVRKKWTQDKDNITEGDVVLVKDELLKRNEWPIGLITKCIPSEDKRIRKVEVRVVKQGTPRVYLRPINQLILLLPRHSETKKTD